The proteins below come from a single bacterium genomic window:
- the nikR gene encoding nickel-responsive transcriptional regulator NikR, with the protein MISRKVARKHGVNRPGAIRFGVSMGRELLVQFDALIRELGLPNRSEAIRHLIRERLVQQEWQVPNAETIGTVTIVYNHEVRELTERLTELQHQHHKQIISTMHIHLDQHNCLEILAIKGKGTEVKRIADRLLGTKGIKLGKLTMTTTGKQVP; encoded by the coding sequence ATGATTTCTAGAAAGGTAGCACGAAAGCATGGAGTTAATAGACCCGGCGCGATAAGGTTCGGCGTTTCTATGGGCCGGGAATTGCTCGTTCAATTCGACGCGCTGATCCGCGAACTCGGTTTGCCCAATCGCTCCGAAGCGATCCGCCATCTGATCCGGGAGCGGTTGGTCCAACAGGAATGGCAGGTCCCAAACGCCGAGACGATCGGCACGGTGACCATCGTCTACAACCATGAGGTCAGGGAACTGACCGAGCGCCTGACCGAATTGCAGCACCAGCACCACAAACAGATAATATCGACCATGCATATCCACCTTGACCAGCACAACTGCCTGGAGATCCTGGCGATCAAGGGAAAGGGCACTGAGGTAAAGCGGATCGCCGACCGGCTGTTGGGCACCAAGGGGATAAAACTCGGCAAGCTGACCATGACCACGACCGGCAAGCAGGTGCCTTGA
- a CDS encoding energy-coupling factor ABC transporter permease, with product MHIPDGFLSAQTWIPAWIVSLAGIGYSLKRATRVVKDRLIPLMGVMAAFIFAAQMLNFPVMTGTSGHLLGGVLAAVLLGPYAGAVVITVVLIVQCLVFQDGGLTALGANILNMGLIGTIAAYYVFKLLLMIIGKQGLLAAVAVAAWLSVVLASAACALELAISGTSPIAIALPAMTGVHALIGLGEAVITVLIVGFVLRTRPDLLYGMNPRPAEADNG from the coding sequence ATGCATATTCCCGATGGTTTTTTAAGCGCTCAGACCTGGATACCGGCCTGGATCGTCTCTTTGGCGGGCATCGGATACTCGCTTAAAAGGGCGACGCGTGTCGTCAAAGACCGGTTGATACCGCTCATGGGCGTGATGGCGGCTTTCATCTTTGCGGCGCAAATGCTTAATTTCCCCGTGATGACCGGGACGTCCGGACACCTGCTGGGCGGCGTCCTGGCTGCGGTTTTGCTCGGGCCTTACGCCGGCGCGGTCGTCATTACGGTGGTCCTGATCGTTCAATGTTTGGTCTTTCAGGATGGCGGTCTTACCGCGCTGGGCGCTAATATTTTGAACATGGGATTGATCGGCACGATCGCGGCTTATTATGTATTTAAACTCCTGCTTATGATTATTGGCAAGCAGGGATTACTGGCCGCCGTAGCGGTCGCTGCCTGGTTATCGGTCGTGCTTGCCTCGGCCGCCTGTGCCTTGGAGCTTGCGATATCCGGAACATCACCGATCGCCATCGCCCTGCCCGCGATGACGGGCGTCCACGCGCTCATCGGCCTTGGTGAAGCGGTGATCACGGTTTTGATCGTGGGTTTCGTTCTCAGGACGCGGCCCGATCTGCTTTATGGCATGAATCCCAGACCCGCGGAGGCAGACAACGGATAA
- a CDS encoding PDGLE domain-containing protein yields MLFLLAAVLLALIISPIASPRPDGLEKVAGDKGFIEKADVKPTVRSPLRDYIMPGIKNEKVATAIAGALGTLLVFGIGYGLAAILGAKQRNKKGSNNAS; encoded by the coding sequence TTGCTATTTTTACTGGCTGCCGTCTTGCTGGCGTTGATCATATCTCCCATCGCTTCGCCGCGACCCGACGGTCTGGAAAAGGTCGCCGGGGACAAGGGCTTCATCGAGAAAGCGGATGTGAAACCCACCGTACGTTCGCCGCTACGCGATTATATCATGCCCGGGATCAAAAATGAAAAAGTTGCGACCGCGATCGCCGGAGCGCTCGGTACGCTGCTGGTATTCGGGATCGGATACGGACTGGCAGCGATACTCGGAGCAAAGCAAAGGAATAAAAAGGGCAGCAACAATGCATCATAG
- the cbiQ gene encoding cobalt ECF transporter T component CbiQ, producing the protein MHHSFLDKHADLKSILHRRDPRVKTIIFMAFIISIIFTDSGSYSLFAAYGGMILLLIILSRIPLLFLFKRSLVVIPFVLVIAAFIPFFKKGHVIGGFSLGVLKLTVTYDGLMVLWNVFIKSYLCAFCMILLTSSTRFTDLLKGIERLHCHKLIVMVLSFMYRYAFVFEDEMEMMQQAKLSRTVGGSRWFHFKILANMLGSLFVRSYERGEAVYLAMCSRGFNGEIKTMDRLKLSGIDLVFLLSISAVLVSLRLLLT; encoded by the coding sequence ATGCATCATAGCTTCCTGGACAAGCACGCCGACCTCAAAAGCATCCTGCACCGCCGGGACCCGCGGGTCAAAACCATTATTTTCATGGCTTTCATCATCTCCATTATATTTACGGATTCCGGATCGTACTCGCTGTTCGCCGCTTATGGCGGCATGATCTTGCTTTTGATCATATTATCCCGTATCCCGCTTTTATTCCTTTTTAAACGGTCTTTGGTCGTGATCCCGTTCGTGCTCGTGATCGCAGCGTTTATTCCCTTTTTTAAAAAAGGGCACGTGATCGGCGGTTTTTCACTGGGTGTTTTGAAGCTGACCGTGACCTATGATGGTCTGATGGTTTTGTGGAACGTCTTCATAAAATCTTATTTATGCGCGTTCTGCATGATCTTGCTCACAAGCAGCACCAGGTTCACGGATCTGCTCAAGGGCATTGAGAGACTCCATTGTCATAAACTTATCGTAATGGTTTTGTCATTCATGTACCGGTATGCTTTCGTGTTTGAGGATGAAATGGAGATGATGCAGCAGGCAAAATTGAGCCGGACCGTCGGCGGATCGCGTTGGTTTCACTTTAAGATACTCGCCAACATGCTTGGCAGTCTGTTCGTGCGAAGCTATGAAAGGGGGGAGGCGGTTTATCTGGCAATGTGCAGCCGCGGTTTCAATGGCGAGATCAAGACCATGGATCGGCTTAAACTATCGGGTATTGATCTCGTATTTTTGTTGTCGATCAGCGCCGTTTTGGTTTCCTTAAGGTTGCTATTAACTTGA
- a CDS encoding ATP-binding cassette domain-containing protein, giving the protein MNNNTKVIEINDLGFSYPDGKKALCGVSFHVCRGEALGIVGPNGAGKSTLLLHLNGILMNQKDKTDQTDKKDQIGVKILGLEMKQENLPKIRSKVGLVFQDPDNQLFMPTVFEDVAYGPLNMGMTRDHVLNSVERALEQVDMAGSDKRLSHHLSFGEKKRVSIATVLSMDAEILALDEPTSNLDPKHRRGLIDFLNRLTVTKIIASHDLDMILETCQRVILIDQGRIITDGLTEHVLGDKELLEQHNLEVPYQLQKKH; this is encoded by the coding sequence ATGAATAATAATACTAAGGTTATCGAGATAAACGATCTAGGATTTTCATATCCGGACGGCAAAAAAGCACTGTGCGGAGTCAGTTTTCACGTCTGCAGGGGAGAGGCTTTGGGTATCGTCGGTCCTAATGGTGCGGGAAAGTCAACGCTCCTGCTCCATCTTAACGGCATCCTCATGAACCAGAAAGACAAGACAGACCAAACAGACAAGAAAGACCAGATTGGCGTTAAGATACTTGGTCTTGAAATGAAACAGGAAAACTTGCCTAAGATAAGGAGCAAGGTGGGTCTGGTCTTCCAGGACCCGGATAACCAGCTTTTCATGCCCACGGTCTTCGAAGATGTCGCGTACGGGCCATTGAACATGGGCATGACCAGGGATCACGTGTTAAATAGCGTTGAAAGGGCGCTGGAGCAGGTCGATATGGCTGGTTCTGATAAACGCTTGTCCCATCACTTGAGTTTCGGAGAGAAAAAACGCGTTTCCATTGCCACGGTGCTTTCCATGGATGCGGAGATCCTCGCCCTGGACGAACCGACGAGCAACCTTGATCCCAAACACCGCCGCGGATTGATCGACTTTTTGAACCGCCTGACAGTGACGAAGATCATCGCGTCGCACGACCTGGATATGATCCTCGAGACCTGCCAGCGCGTTATCTTGATCGATCAGGGCCGGATCATCACCGACGGCCTGACCGAACATGTTCTGGGCGATAAAGAGCTGCTTGAACAGCATAACCTCGAAGTGCCATACCAATTGCAGAAAAAACATTAG